In the genome of Podospora pseudocomata strain CBS 415.72m chromosome 7, whole genome shotgun sequence, the window GGACCTTCAGAGACCCTCACAATCCTGTGGGACACATCAGTGTACCTTACTGACATCCTTCTGATTGCCCCTCCAGGGTCCCCGTGCACCTCGACATCCGCGCCGATAACTGTACGTCAAATTAGTCCCGAGACATAATGAATAGGTTAGAGCTCAAGACTGAcattgtttttgttggaCAGACTGGTACATGAGCGGCTGGGGCAATCCCAACTGCCAGGGTTCCTTCTTGTGGGCCTACCAGGGGAACGGCAACGCATGTGTCAATGTcccggcgatggcggcgtcgGTCAGCTTCGGCATCTCCCCTGGTGTGGCGGAGCTTTCACTGGTAAACTTCCCAACCTGTGGACTCGCGCGCTCCGCTCTCGTCGCCGGAACCCCCGACGCTACAACCAGCGACTTCAGTCCCACTGTGCAGCTGATAGAGGTCAACGGTGACGGCGACAGCGGCCTCGAAAAGCGACAAGTCCACACCACTTGCCACAACAGCAATGTCGGGGTTTGGGCTTTCCAAGTCAGATGGGTTTGATCGGGTAGACGAGGAGTGTTGCGTAAAGAATTTTTCGGTCATGGAATCATGAGGAAATTATCGAGGGTAGTTGCATTGACCCGATCTCGGCCCGCTGCCTGGTAGATGGTTGTGCTGATAGGATGCGATAACAAAGAGACCCATTTTACAGGAATTACAACTCATGTCATAAATATCTAAGCAGTCGTTACCCTGGGGAACCAGATTTGAACAGGACGTGGGCCGCTTTGAATGGAGCTGTTCTTGACATTACGGTTCATTTGGCTTCTCGCACTTTCCAGGATGAGATGTTGGGTCCTGTCATCCTCGAAACATGAACACCTATGCCTGCCTGCATGCTGCTGTGTCCAGCGGGCCTCACCTGCGTGAttgtgaggttgttgatacAGGGCAACATCAcgtctggtcttggcagtAGGCCTCTCTGCCGCCGTCTGGTGTCATCATTGGACAGCTGCTGTGAAGTGTGCACTTCCAAAGTACCACAGAGTATGAGATTTACGCCTGCCATTGGGATGATTTTGGCATAAAAGGGGGGTCCCCATCATCGTTAAGATTCATTGCACCGGGCAGTTTGCGTTCAACTTTCCTCCTTCAAGAGACATCGTCTTCGAAATCACTCAACAAAAGCGAACATGGCCCGGAACAGGTGGTACGCTGTGGCAAGGGGTCGCCAGCCGGGTGTATACGAGACATGGGAGTATGTTGCGTCACATTTTACTCTTCACACTTTCATTATGGCGTCCCCGATACTGAAACTAGGTACTGCAGGCAAACCGAGGCGCAGGTTCTGGGATTTCCAGATAACCGTCACAAATCCTTTccaacaaaagaagaggcCGAAAAATTTGTAAGGGAGA includes:
- a CDS encoding hypothetical protein (COG:L; EggNog:ENOG504HH3F) — encoded protein: MARNRWYAVARGRQPGVYETWEQTEAQVLGFPDNRHKSFPTKEEAEKFVRENRNTKAEPLGDAETRDAPTQPSTAGE